The following coding sequences lie in one Streptomyces venezuelae genomic window:
- a CDS encoding MFS transporter, which yields MATTTPAGVRGSHAKHGAHHGHSGENAPMTHRQIMEALSGLLLGMFVAILSSTIVSNALPEIIGDLGGGQSAYTWVVTASLLAMTATTPLWGKLSDLFSKKALVQIALVIYVGGSVVAGLSQSAGMLIACRVVQGIGVGGLSALAQIVMAAMISPRERGRYSGYLGATFAVATVGGPLLGGVITDTSWLGWRWCFYVGVPFAIIALIVLQKTLKLPVVKRDVKVDWAGAFFISAAVCLLLVWVTFAGDKYDWMSWQTAAMVGGSVLLGLIFVLVESKASEPIIPLRLFRNRTITLASLASLFVGVAMFAGTVFFSQYFQLARGESPTMSGVMTIPMIGGLFVSSTVSGQVITKTGKWKAWLVSGGVLVTAGLGLLGTIRYDTEYWHIAIFMALMGLGIGMMMQNLVLCTQNQVAPEDLGSASSTVTFFRSLGGAMGVSALGAIMSTRITDYVKDGIADLGPKAAAQFGHGGTGGGGIPDLSKIPEPFRTVMESAYGHGIADVFLIAAPMALIAFLITLFIKEVPLRTSGALAQAASETTDGAAPADEAVATATAEQPVLASVASGAETGPEGTQRLAAVASAAQPGAGSGDLPRITDGIPVRGFVRGAESAPVPQAAVTLISLAGRQLGRSVAQGDGSYSVDAPGAGSYVLIASADGFQPQASTVVVGEDALAYDILLSGTSGLSGLVRDADSKLPVSGAMVIVTDVRGDVLATGLSGEQGEFTFAELVPGTVTIAVNAAGHRPLALPVEVGGTGVTRVEVELHSGARVLGTVRAGGAPLNDARVTLVDAAGNVVATATTGTDGAYAFTDLDSGDYTVIATGYPPVATGLTVAGSGIDGHDIELAHPGE from the coding sequence ATGGCAACAACCACACCAGCCGGTGTGCGGGGCAGCCATGCCAAGCACGGAGCGCACCACGGTCACAGCGGTGAGAACGCTCCGATGACGCACCGGCAGATCATGGAAGCGCTGTCCGGGCTGCTGCTCGGCATGTTCGTGGCGATCCTCTCGTCGACGATCGTCTCCAACGCCCTGCCCGAAATCATCGGCGACCTCGGCGGCGGCCAGTCCGCCTACACCTGGGTCGTCACCGCGTCGCTGCTCGCCATGACCGCGACGACGCCCCTGTGGGGCAAGCTGTCCGACCTCTTCAGCAAGAAGGCGCTCGTACAGATAGCCCTGGTCATCTACGTCGGCGGTTCGGTCGTCGCCGGTCTCTCGCAGAGCGCAGGGATGCTGATCGCCTGCCGCGTTGTGCAGGGCATCGGCGTGGGCGGTCTCTCCGCCCTGGCGCAGATCGTCATGGCCGCGATGATCTCCCCGCGCGAGCGCGGCCGGTACTCCGGCTACCTCGGCGCGACCTTCGCCGTCGCCACCGTCGGCGGCCCGCTGCTCGGCGGTGTCATCACCGACACCTCGTGGCTCGGCTGGCGCTGGTGCTTCTACGTCGGCGTGCCCTTCGCGATCATCGCGCTGATCGTGCTCCAGAAGACGCTGAAGCTCCCCGTCGTCAAGCGGGACGTCAAGGTCGACTGGGCCGGCGCGTTCTTCATCAGCGCCGCCGTCTGCCTGCTGCTCGTCTGGGTCACCTTCGCCGGTGACAAGTACGACTGGATGTCCTGGCAGACCGCTGCCATGGTCGGCGGTTCGGTCCTGCTCGGGCTGATCTTCGTACTCGTGGAGTCGAAGGCCAGCGAGCCGATCATTCCGCTCCGGCTCTTCCGGAACCGCACCATCACGCTCGCCTCCCTCGCCTCGCTCTTCGTGGGTGTCGCGATGTTCGCGGGCACGGTCTTCTTCAGCCAGTACTTCCAGCTGGCGCGGGGCGAGTCCCCGACCATGTCCGGCGTCATGACGATCCCGATGATCGGTGGTCTGTTCGTCTCGTCCACCGTCTCCGGCCAGGTCATCACGAAGACCGGCAAGTGGAAGGCGTGGCTGGTCAGCGGCGGCGTCCTGGTGACGGCGGGCCTCGGTCTGCTCGGCACCATCCGGTACGACACCGAGTACTGGCACATCGCGATCTTCATGGCCCTGATGGGTCTCGGCATCGGCATGATGATGCAGAACCTCGTGCTCTGCACGCAGAACCAGGTCGCTCCCGAGGACCTCGGCTCGGCCAGCTCCACCGTCACCTTCTTCCGCTCGCTGGGCGGTGCGATGGGTGTCTCGGCGCTCGGCGCGATCATGTCGACGCGGATCACCGACTACGTCAAGGACGGCATCGCCGACCTCGGCCCGAAGGCCGCGGCGCAGTTCGGCCACGGCGGCACCGGTGGCGGCGGCATCCCCGACCTGTCGAAGATCCCGGAGCCGTTCCGCACGGTCATGGAGAGCGCGTACGGGCACGGCATCGCCGATGTCTTCCTCATCGCCGCTCCGATGGCGCTGATCGCTTTCCTGATCACGCTGTTCATCAAGGAGGTCCCGCTGCGGACGTCCGGCGCACTGGCCCAGGCCGCCTCGGAGACCACGGACGGCGCGGCTCCGGCGGACGAAGCCGTGGCCACGGCCACCGCCGAGCAGCCCGTGCTCGCCTCCGTCGCCTCGGGCGCCGAGACAGGGCCCGAGGGCACGCAGCGGCTCGCCGCCGTGGCGTCCGCCGCGCAGCCCGGCGCGGGCTCCGGCGATCTCCCGCGGATCACGGACGGCATCCCGGTACGCGGCTTCGTCCGCGGCGCCGAGAGCGCGCCGGTCCCGCAGGCCGCGGTCACGCTGATCTCCCTCGCGGGACGGCAGCTCGGCCGGTCGGTCGCGCAGGGCGACGGCTCCTACTCCGTCGACGCCCCGGGCGCCGGTTCGTACGTGCTCATCGCGTCGGCCGACGGGTTCCAGCCGCAGGCCTCCACGGTCGTCGTGGGCGAGGACGCCCTCGCGTACGACATCCTGCTCAGCGGCACCAGCGGCCTCAGCGGTCTGGTGCGGGACGCGGACAGCAAGCTGCCCGTGAGCGGCGCCATGGTCATCGTGACCGACGTGCGCGGCGACGTCCTCGCCACCGGGCTCTCCGGCGAGCAGGGCGAGTTCACCTTCGCCGAGCTGGTCCCCGGCACCGTCACCATCGCGGTGAACGCCGCCGGACACCGGCCGCTCGCGCTGCCCGTCGAGGTCGGCGGCACCGGGGTCACCCGGGTCGAGGTCGAGCTCCACTCCGGCGCGCGGGTGCTCGGCACCGTGCGGGCGGGCGGCGCGCCGCTGAACGACGCGCGCGTCACCCTCGTGGACGCCGCGGGCAACGTCGTCGCCACCGCGACCACCGGGACGGACGGGGCGTACGCCTTCACCGACCTGGACAGCGGCGACTACACGGTCATCGCGACCGGGTACCCGCCGGTGGCGACGGGTCTGACGGTGGCCGGCAGCGGCATCGACGGCCACGACATCGAGCTCGCCCACCCGGGCGAGTGA
- a CDS encoding TetR/AcrR family transcriptional regulator — protein MAKAAGRTKAAAKTSVWLQDKAPRGGGRKVDQPSGLDRDRITRATVRLLDAEGLDKFSMRRLAGELNVTAMSVYWYVDTKDDLLELALDAVCGEMRLPDTETAPEEWRDQLRALADEYRATLIRHPWVSPLVGRFLNIGPNWLAFALAIQKAVGNTGLPAYTQNGAISAVFQFVYGFGTIEGHYLARCAEAGMSPEAYYREAIGTVREELAEHGVLESADELMAARGDDTVEEMWARDFTIALDLMIAGIESLLARNPPGGE, from the coding sequence ATGGCGAAGGCAGCCGGCCGCACGAAAGCCGCGGCGAAGACGAGTGTCTGGCTGCAGGACAAGGCGCCACGCGGCGGCGGCCGCAAGGTCGACCAGCCGAGCGGCCTCGACCGGGACCGCATCACGCGGGCCACGGTCCGGCTCCTCGACGCGGAGGGCCTCGACAAGTTCTCCATGCGCAGGCTCGCCGGTGAACTGAACGTCACGGCGATGTCCGTCTACTGGTACGTGGACACCAAGGACGACCTCCTGGAGCTCGCCCTCGACGCGGTCTGCGGCGAGATGCGGCTCCCGGACACGGAGACGGCACCGGAGGAGTGGCGCGACCAGCTCCGCGCCCTCGCCGACGAGTACCGCGCGACGCTCATCCGCCACCCCTGGGTGTCCCCGCTGGTCGGCCGCTTCCTCAACATCGGCCCCAACTGGCTGGCCTTCGCGCTCGCCATCCAGAAGGCGGTGGGGAACACCGGGCTGCCCGCGTACACGCAGAACGGCGCGATCTCGGCGGTCTTCCAGTTCGTGTACGGCTTCGGGACCATCGAGGGCCACTACCTCGCACGGTGCGCGGAGGCGGGCATGTCCCCGGAGGCGTACTACCGCGAGGCCATCGGCACGGTCCGCGAGGAGCTCGCCGAGCACGGAGTGCTGGAGAGCGCGGACGAGCTGATGGCCGCGCGGGGCGACGACACGGTCGAGGAGATGTGGGCCCGCGACTTCACGATCGCTCTGGACCTGATGATCGCGGGCATCGAATCCCTGCTGGCCAGGAACCCCCCGGGCGGGGAGTGA
- a CDS encoding MarR family winged helix-turn-helix transcriptional regulator, with product MAAQRQYEELARQLSAIGAVKRGLGRGLPHDCPAGSAAVLILLDRHGAMRMSRLAELLAVDTSVTSRHVAHVAEREWIVRDPDPADKRSRILRLTPEGKAKVDELSELSIRTLTHYLHDWTDDEVVQLSTLLARLRDSFGDCRAASARQAPSPHDVRTTSETTRTPA from the coding sequence GTGGCCGCGCAGCGTCAGTACGAGGAGCTGGCCCGACAGCTCAGCGCCATCGGTGCCGTGAAGCGCGGCCTCGGACGGGGCCTTCCGCACGACTGCCCCGCCGGATCCGCCGCCGTACTCATCCTGCTCGACCGCCACGGCGCGATGCGGATGAGCAGGCTCGCGGAGCTGCTCGCCGTCGACACGTCGGTGACCAGCCGGCACGTCGCCCATGTCGCGGAGAGGGAGTGGATCGTCCGCGATCCCGACCCCGCCGACAAGCGCTCCCGGATCCTGCGGCTCACGCCCGAGGGCAAAGCCAAGGTGGACGAGCTCTCCGAGCTCTCCATCCGGACACTCACCCACTACCTGCACGACTGGACCGACGACGAGGTCGTCCAGCTCAGCACGTTGCTGGCGCGCCTGCGCGACAGCTTCGGGGACTGCCGCGCGGCTTCGGCCCGGCAGGCCCCTTCCCCCCACGACGTGCGGACCACGTCGGAGACCACCCGTACACCCGCGTAA
- a CDS encoding Dabb family protein — protein sequence MIRHLVLFKLNDGVQRDEPRVVEGVEAFRALGGQIPELRFWECDWNITDRPIAYDFAINSAVDDVDALKRYIEHPAHQAGVALWREFATWVIADYEF from the coding sequence GTGATCCGCCATCTGGTCCTCTTCAAGCTCAACGACGGCGTCCAGCGCGACGAGCCGCGCGTGGTCGAGGGTGTCGAGGCCTTCCGCGCCCTCGGCGGACAGATCCCGGAGCTCAGGTTCTGGGAGTGCGACTGGAACATCACCGACCGCCCCATCGCGTACGACTTCGCCATCAACTCGGCGGTCGACGACGTCGATGCGCTGAAGCGGTACATCGAGCACCCGGCCCACCAGGCGGGCGTCGCGCTGTGGCGCGAGTTCGCCACGTGGGTGATCGCCGACTACGAGTTCTGA
- a CDS encoding YceI family protein, translating into MALNARIRTRDGWAVPHAVVTVTDMTGTQVLRAEADDEGVVRDGTALAAGPYTVIVTAVGYAPVASTALVTASGRAEVGNVVLARQGGTELPPPGPWTIDPAHSTVGAVAQHLGITSVHGRFTEFGGRIEIAGAAEDIEKSRVEAVIRSASIDTGNGMRDGHLKSPDFLDVEQYPEITYRSNGLSPAGADRWTVHGELGMHGVVRPVDLDLSYLGTGADPWGGTRAAFRATAELRREDFAMNYNQVVQAGISAIGTTLKVTLDIQAVQGEVLPQV; encoded by the coding sequence ATGGCACTGAACGCTCGGATCCGGACGCGTGACGGATGGGCCGTGCCCCACGCCGTCGTCACGGTGACGGACATGACCGGGACGCAGGTACTGCGTGCCGAGGCGGACGACGAGGGTGTCGTACGGGACGGGACCGCCCTCGCGGCCGGGCCCTACACCGTCATCGTGACCGCCGTCGGCTACGCGCCCGTCGCGTCGACCGCGCTCGTCACGGCGAGCGGGCGGGCTGAGGTCGGCAACGTCGTCCTCGCCCGGCAGGGCGGCACCGAGCTGCCGCCGCCGGGACCGTGGACCATCGACCCGGCGCACTCGACCGTGGGCGCGGTCGCCCAGCACCTCGGGATCACCAGCGTGCACGGCCGGTTCACGGAGTTCGGGGGGCGGATCGAGATCGCCGGGGCCGCCGAGGACATCGAGAAGTCGCGCGTCGAGGCGGTCATCCGGTCGGCGTCGATCGACACGGGCAACGGCATGCGCGACGGGCACCTGAAGTCGCCCGACTTCCTGGACGTCGAGCAGTACCCGGAGATCACGTACCGCTCGAACGGTCTGTCGCCCGCGGGCGCGGACCGCTGGACGGTCCACGGCGAACTCGGCATGCACGGGGTCGTGCGCCCGGTCGACCTGGACCTCAGCTACCTGGGGACCGGCGCGGACCCGTGGGGCGGCACGCGGGCGGCGTTCCGCGCCACGGCGGAGCTGCGCCGCGAGGACTTCGCGATGAACTACAACCAGGTGGTGCAGGCCGGTATCTCGGCGATCGGCACGACGCTGAAGGTGACGCTGGACATCCAGGCCGTGCAGGGAGAGGTCCTGCCGCAGGTGTGA
- a CDS encoding ArnT family glycosyltransferase, which produces MTITSPAPAPWRGRVDDPRWARPALLALLAVTAGLYLWNLSASGYTNSFYSAAVQAGSQSWKALFFGSLDAGNAITVDKPPAALWPMALSVRLFGLNSWAVLVPQVLMGVATVGVLYAAVRRRFSAAAGLIAGAVLALTPVAALMFRFNNPDALLALLMTVTVYCVLRALEHGRTKWLVWAGVAVGLAFLTKTLQAFLILPPLAVLYAVCAPVRPRRRLGQLALAAGAMLVAGGWWVAVVELWPASSRPYIGGSQHNSFLELTFGYNGLGRINGDETGSVGGGGGPRGGGGGGGGQWGETGLGRMFDPEIGGQISWLLPAALILLVAGLVITRKARRTDTARAAFVAWGGALLMTAAVFSFMAGIFHQYYTVALAPYIAALVGMGATVLWEERASRWAGAVLGATVAGTAVWAYVLLGRAAEYVPWLRWAVLVAGLAAAVGLLVVGRLGRGLVLAAVGLGMAASVAGPAAYTLSTVDSAHTGSIVTAGPASAGGVGMGGPRGGGGPGGDGGPGGPGGVPGGPGPGGKTRPAGAPQGSVPPGGAPQGRPGGSTSERAGRGGGMGGLLDGAQVSAEAKSLLGPDAGDDCTWAAAAIGSQNAASYQLATGEPVMAIGGFNGSDPSPTLAQFKKYVADGDIHYFIAGGGMGGMGGGGNGTSSAITSWVESTYKKVTVGSATFYDLTEPGK; this is translated from the coding sequence ATGACGATCACCTCTCCCGCCCCGGCGCCGTGGCGCGGGCGCGTCGACGACCCCCGATGGGCGCGCCCCGCGCTGCTCGCACTGCTTGCCGTCACCGCCGGGCTCTACCTCTGGAACCTCAGCGCGTCCGGCTACACCAACTCCTTCTACTCCGCCGCTGTCCAGGCCGGCAGCCAGAGCTGGAAGGCGCTCTTCTTCGGCTCGCTCGACGCGGGCAACGCGATCACCGTCGACAAGCCCCCGGCCGCGCTCTGGCCCATGGCGCTCTCCGTACGCCTCTTCGGGCTCAACTCCTGGGCCGTGCTCGTCCCGCAGGTCCTCATGGGCGTCGCCACGGTCGGCGTGCTGTACGCGGCCGTGCGGCGCCGGTTCAGCGCCGCGGCCGGGCTGATCGCGGGCGCGGTGCTCGCGCTGACGCCCGTCGCCGCGCTGATGTTCCGCTTCAACAACCCGGACGCGCTGCTCGCGCTCCTGATGACCGTCACGGTGTACTGCGTCCTGCGCGCCCTGGAGCACGGCCGCACCAAGTGGCTGGTGTGGGCGGGCGTCGCGGTCGGCCTCGCCTTCCTCACCAAGACGCTGCAGGCGTTCCTGATCCTGCCGCCGCTCGCGGTCCTCTACGCGGTGTGCGCCCCGGTGCGGCCGCGCAGGCGCCTCGGCCAGCTCGCCCTGGCGGCGGGCGCGATGCTCGTCGCCGGTGGCTGGTGGGTCGCGGTCGTCGAGCTGTGGCCCGCGTCCTCGCGCCCGTACATCGGCGGCTCGCAGCACAACTCGTTCCTCGAACTGACCTTCGGCTACAACGGCCTCGGCCGCATCAACGGCGACGAGACCGGCAGCGTGGGCGGAGGCGGCGGTCCCCGTGGCGGTGGCGGTGGAGGCGGCGGTCAGTGGGGCGAGACCGGGCTCGGGCGGATGTTCGACCCCGAGATCGGCGGCCAGATTTCGTGGCTGCTGCCCGCCGCGCTGATCCTCCTGGTGGCCGGGCTCGTCATCACCCGCAAGGCGCGGCGCACGGACACCGCGCGGGCGGCGTTCGTGGCGTGGGGCGGTGCGCTCCTGATGACCGCTGCGGTCTTCAGCTTCATGGCGGGGATCTTCCACCAGTACTACACGGTGGCCCTCGCCCCCTACATCGCCGCGCTCGTCGGCATGGGCGCCACGGTCCTGTGGGAGGAGCGCGCCTCGCGGTGGGCGGGCGCGGTGCTCGGGGCGACGGTCGCGGGCACGGCGGTCTGGGCGTACGTCCTGCTGGGCAGGGCCGCGGAGTACGTGCCGTGGCTGCGGTGGGCGGTGCTCGTCGCGGGGCTCGCCGCGGCGGTGGGTCTGTTGGTCGTGGGGCGGCTCGGGCGTGGGCTCGTGCTGGCCGCGGTGGGTCTGGGCATGGCGGCGTCCGTCGCGGGCCCGGCGGCGTACACGCTGTCGACCGTGGACAGCGCGCACACGGGGTCGATCGTGACGGCGGGTCCGGCTTCGGCGGGCGGCGTCGGCATGGGCGGGCCTCGGGGCGGGGGCGGTCCGGGTGGGGACGGCGGCCCCGGTGGTCCGGGCGGTGTGCCCGGGGGGCCGGGTCCGGGTGGCAAGACCCGTCCGGCCGGGGCTCCGCAGGGCAGTGTCCCTCCGGGAGGCGCGCCTCAAGGGCGGCCCGGCGGCAGCACGAGCGAGCGCGCCGGACGTGGTGGCGGCATGGGCGGGCTGCTCGACGGCGCCCAGGTCTCCGCCGAGGCCAAGTCCCTCCTGGGGCCGGACGCCGGCGACGACTGCACCTGGGCCGCCGCGGCCATCGGCTCCCAGAACGCGGCCAGCTACCAACTGGCCACCGGGGAGCCGGTGATGGCGATCGGCGGCTTCAACGGCAGCGATCCGTCCCCGACCCTCGCGCAGTTCAAGAAGTACGTGGCGGACGGCGACATCCACTACTTCATCGCGGGCGGCGGCATGGGCGGCATGGGCGGAGGCGGCAACGGCACCTCCTCCGCGATCACCTCCTGGGTCGAGTCCACGTACAAGAAGGTCACCGTCGGCAGCGCCACGTTCTACGACCTGACCGAGCCCGGGAAATAA
- a CDS encoding RNA polymerase sigma factor SigF — protein MSADQGSSKVLTLTLVKSPSESAPDALHSSTASEAIDTRTLSRSLFLRLATLAQDSPERVYVRDTLIELNLPLVRYAAARFRSRNEPMEDIVQVGTIGLIKAIDRFDCERGVEFPTFAMPTVVGEIKRFFRDTSWSVRVPRRLQELRLALTKTSDELAQRLDRSPTVPELAAALGVSEEDVVDGLAVGNAYTASSLDSPTPEDDGGEGSLADRLGYEDTALEGVEYRESLKPLLAKLPPRERRIIMLRFFANMTQSQIGEEVGISQMHVSRLLTRTLAQLREGLISD, from the coding sequence ATGTCCGCAGACCAGGGCAGCTCGAAGGTGCTCACGCTCACGCTCGTCAAGAGCCCGAGCGAATCCGCGCCCGACGCGCTTCACAGCTCAACAGCCTCGGAAGCCATCGACACCCGGACCCTGTCCCGCTCCCTCTTCCTGCGGCTCGCCACGCTCGCCCAGGACAGCCCGGAGCGCGTCTATGTACGCGACACGCTCATCGAGCTCAACCTGCCGCTCGTGCGGTACGCGGCGGCCCGATTCCGCAGTCGCAACGAACCGATGGAGGACATCGTCCAGGTCGGAACGATCGGCCTGATCAAGGCGATCGACCGTTTCGACTGCGAACGCGGCGTGGAGTTCCCGACGTTCGCGATGCCGACGGTCGTCGGCGAGATCAAGCGCTTCTTCCGGGACACCAGTTGGTCGGTGCGCGTGCCGCGCCGCCTCCAGGAGCTGCGGCTCGCCCTCACGAAGACCAGCGACGAGCTCGCCCAGCGGCTCGACCGCTCGCCGACCGTGCCCGAGCTCGCCGCCGCGCTCGGCGTCTCGGAGGAGGACGTCGTCGACGGCCTCGCGGTCGGCAACGCGTACACCGCGTCGTCGCTCGACTCCCCGACCCCCGAGGACGACGGCGGCGAGGGCTCCCTCGCGGACCGGCTCGGGTACGAGGACACGGCGCTGGAGGGCGTGGAGTACCGCGAGTCCCTCAAGCCGCTGCTCGCCAAGCTGCCGCCGCGCGAGCGCCGCATCATCATGCTGCGGTTCTTCGCCAACATGACGCAGTCGCAGATCGGCGAGGAGGTCGGCATCTCACAGATGCACGTGTCCCGGCTCCTGACCCGGACGCTCGCGCAGCTCCGCGAAGGCCTCATCTCGGACTGA
- a CDS encoding MFS transporter: MTATTAENPTASPRHPQRWLILGVICLAQLTVLLDNTVLSVAIPSLTRELDASTSDIQRMINAYSLVQSGLLLTAGSAADRYGRKKMLAAGLALFGIGSLAAGLAQSAGQLIAARAGMGIGGALLMTTTLAVVVQIFDDAERVKAIGLWATINSLGFAAGPLLGGFMLDHFWWGSIFLINIPVALLGLAAVLKLVPESKNPQGDRPDLLGALLSTIGMAAVVYAIISGPEHGWTSGQVLVSAAIGVLVLGAFALWELRIPYPMLDMHFFRNQRFVGAVAGAILVAFGLSGSLFLLTQHLQFVLGYEPLEAGLRTAPLAVTIVALNLVGVGAKLHAKMGTPGTIVTGMSLNAAGLAVIAVLGGDNYNGMLLGLIVMGAGIALAMPAMANAIMSAIPPEKAGVGAGINGTLAEFGNGLGVAVLGAVLNSRFASLVAVSAASFPAAMAAAKSSGERERIADAFSSGLETSQLVGAAAVFAGGVLAAALLRRAERADSVGKTAA, translated from the coding sequence ATGACGGCGACCACCGCCGAGAACCCCACCGCCTCACCACGGCACCCGCAGCGCTGGCTCATCCTCGGCGTCATCTGCCTGGCGCAGCTCACCGTGCTGCTCGACAACACCGTCCTGAGCGTCGCGATCCCCTCCCTCACCCGGGAACTGGACGCGTCGACGTCCGACATCCAGCGGATGATCAACGCGTACTCGCTCGTCCAGTCCGGCCTGCTGCTCACCGCGGGCAGCGCCGCCGACCGCTACGGCCGCAAGAAGATGCTCGCCGCGGGCCTCGCCCTCTTCGGCATCGGCTCGCTGGCCGCGGGCCTCGCCCAGAGCGCGGGGCAGCTCATCGCCGCCCGCGCGGGCATGGGCATCGGCGGCGCGCTCCTCATGACCACCACGCTCGCGGTGGTCGTGCAGATCTTCGACGACGCGGAGCGCGTCAAGGCGATCGGCCTCTGGGCCACCATCAACTCCCTCGGGTTCGCGGCGGGTCCGCTGCTCGGCGGCTTCATGCTCGACCACTTCTGGTGGGGCTCCATCTTCCTGATCAACATCCCCGTGGCGCTGCTCGGCCTCGCCGCCGTCCTGAAGCTCGTGCCGGAGTCGAAGAATCCGCAGGGTGACCGCCCCGACCTCCTGGGCGCGCTGCTCTCCACGATCGGCATGGCCGCGGTGGTCTACGCGATCATCTCCGGGCCCGAGCACGGCTGGACGTCCGGGCAGGTCCTGGTCTCCGCCGCGATCGGCGTGCTCGTCCTCGGCGCGTTCGCCCTCTGGGAGCTGCGCATTCCGTACCCGATGCTGGACATGCACTTCTTCCGCAACCAGCGCTTCGTCGGCGCCGTCGCGGGCGCCATCCTGGTCGCCTTCGGTCTCAGCGGCTCGCTCTTCCTGCTCACCCAGCACCTCCAGTTCGTGCTCGGCTACGAGCCGTTGGAGGCGGGCCTGCGCACGGCGCCGCTCGCGGTCACCATCGTGGCCCTGAACCTGGTCGGCGTCGGCGCGAAGCTGCACGCCAAGATGGGCACGCCCGGCACGATCGTGACCGGCATGAGCCTCAACGCCGCCGGCCTCGCGGTCATAGCGGTGCTCGGCGGCGACAACTACAACGGCATGCTGCTCGGCCTGATCGTCATGGGCGCGGGCATCGCGCTCGCCATGCCGGCCATGGCCAACGCCATCATGAGCGCCATCCCGCCGGAGAAGGCGGGCGTGGGCGCGGGCATCAACGGCACGCTCGCGGAGTTCGGCAACGGCCTCGGCGTCGCCGTGCTCGGCGCGGTCCTCAACTCCCGCTTCGCGTCCCTCGTCGCGGTCTCCGCCGCGTCGTTCCCCGCGGCCATGGCGGCGGCGAAGTCGTCCGGCGAACGCGAACGGATCGCCGACGCGTTCTCCTCCGGGCTCGAGACGAGTCAGCTCGTCGGCGCGGCCGCGGTGTTCGCCGGAGGCGTCCTGGCCGCGGCGTTGTTGCGGAGGGCGGAGAGGGCAGACTCCGTGGGTAAGACAGCGGCATAG
- a CDS encoding RNA polymerase sigma factor SigF, whose protein sequence is MALTVPASTAPEAPPARTTTQSTRGADTRALTQVLFGQLKDLEPGSPEHGRVRGALIEANLPLVRYAAARFRSRNEPMEDVVQVGTIGLINAIDRFDPERGVQFPTFAMPTVVGEIKRYFRDNVRTVHVPRRLHELWVQVTGATEDLTTAFGRSPTTAEIAERLRITEDEVLACIEAGRSYHATSLEAAQEGDGLPGLLDRLGYEDPALDGVEHRDLVRHLLVQLPEREQRILLLRYYSNLTQSQISAELGVSQMHVSRLLARSFARLRSANRIEA, encoded by the coding sequence GTGGCGTTGACCGTGCCGGCCAGTACTGCGCCCGAAGCGCCGCCCGCGAGAACCACCACACAGAGCACCCGGGGCGCCGACACCCGCGCCCTCACCCAGGTCCTCTTCGGCCAGCTCAAGGACCTGGAGCCGGGCAGCCCCGAACACGGCAGGGTGCGCGGCGCGCTCATCGAGGCCAACCTGCCGCTCGTGCGCTACGCCGCCGCCCGCTTCCGCAGCCGCAACGAACCGATGGAGGACGTCGTCCAGGTCGGCACCATCGGCCTCATCAACGCCATCGACCGGTTCGACCCCGAGCGCGGCGTGCAGTTCCCGACCTTCGCGATGCCGACCGTGGTGGGCGAGATCAAGCGGTACTTCCGCGACAACGTGCGCACGGTCCACGTACCCCGGCGCCTGCACGAGCTGTGGGTGCAGGTGACCGGGGCGACCGAGGACCTCACCACCGCCTTCGGGCGCTCGCCGACCACCGCGGAGATCGCCGAGCGGCTGCGCATCACGGAGGACGAGGTGCTCGCCTGCATCGAGGCAGGACGCTCGTACCACGCGACCTCGCTGGAGGCGGCCCAGGAGGGCGACGGGCTGCCCGGCCTGCTCGACCGGCTCGGCTACGAGGACCCCGCGCTCGACGGCGTCGAACACCGCGACCTCGTACGCCACCTCCTGGTCCAGCTGCCCGAGCGCGAACAGCGGATCCTCCTCCTGCGCTACTACAGCAATCTGACGCAGTCACAGATCAGCGCCGAGCTCGGTGTTTCGCAGATGCACGTGTCGCGGTTGCTCGCCAGGAGCTTCGCACGCCTGCGGTCCGCAAACCGTATCGAGGCGTAA